The genomic stretch AAAGACTTTCATTGCAAccatgcttcctttttttcccagtcttaGCCATGGTGGTAATTTCAGATTTATAGATTGAAATGTGTGAGATATCTGATATTTCAGAAAACTGCTGACAATCTAGCTACAAGTGCTAGTAATATATTAAGTTTATGTGTCTTATTTCTACTATAAATGCAatttattgtgctttttttatgagctaataataaatacatctgaaaacaagaaaatttggTTTACTTGTGATTTTTTAAGGATGGTTTGTGTCACTGTTCACTTTTCTACCAGAATGTTATACACTACTCCTGCAAAAATGTCTGTAGGGCAAAGTAATTATTACTGATTAATACTAACAAATTCATGGCCTGTAAAAGTGTGCAGGACCACCCAGCAAAGTGGCAACAGTGAGTCAGCCAGATCCCCTAAACCCTCTTCTGCAGGCAAAGAGAACACTGAGGTTCTCTGGCCTCTGTGGTCAGGAGGTTTGTAACTGAAACCACTTGAAATAGGTCTTGAGGTCTTTGAGGTTTCTCTCTGATCCTGTCGGTGCAGTGTTCAGAATTCATAGGACCGACCTTCCTGTTCTTCAGACAACTGGGTTGAAACCTTGGCACCACTGAAACCCATCACTGCAACCTCTCATTAACTTGGGTCCAGCCCAGTTTCCGTTCTCTGGAATACTCAGGCTAAATTTATGAGTATCCTGACAAAGATTATATTGATCTATTGCCTTCAGAGGAATCTGCCTTTCTGTGCCACAATGCCATAAGGTGAGTTAAACCTTCCTACAGGAAGCTTTTCTGCCATGGATTATGGGGGAATCAGGAGCCAGCGAGGGAAGTCATTGGCTAAgattcttcaggaaaataacaAAGTGCAGCTTGAAACTACCTCTTTTTCTGTAGAAACCATGTTAATTATAAGATGGCTGCTCTCTAAGACATAAAGTTGGCTTTAATCCTTGATTATTAATTTCCTGGGCCTCATATGGACCCAAGTGCCTGTGAATATCTCCTCTAAAAATTGTCAGTCTCCCATCTCTGAGGGACTGTCTAGACTGTATAAAAAGATGTTACTATCACAGCTCAAATATTCCCTATGGTGGCTCCATATACTGGAGACAATTTTCTAACATACTCCATCCATTTAGGAACATAATAGTTGATGTGTCAGTTACTCCTTAGACTTCTCTTTCTTAATTCCTCTCCTTGCTGCACTGCAAATAATCTGGAAACCTTCTGATAAATGTCACAATGCACAGACTCAGTCAGGCTGCACAACGTACAAAATTGCCCCCAAAACTTTAGATTGCAAAATCAaagcttctgaaataaaattatagaacTAAGTTTATTCCTGAGGCTCTTGAGGTATGAGAGTCATTAACTGTATAAATAGATAACAGTCTTATACTGGACCTACTCCTGACTCTGTGTCCCACCATTTTCTGGGAAGGGGCAGCTCCTCCACCTTTCTATTCATACTCATCACTCAACCTGTGGCTTTAGGTTTTGCCTACCACACCTCCCTAAATCTGCACTGAACAGAGACTGACTAATTCCCTTCAGGGCTTTTTGTGGGTGCTCCTCATCTTAAGGAATGCTTGACAAATAGTTGGTGTCCTTAATGAGGCACTAATTGGTTACAGTAGGAACTTGCTATCCTCTAAGTGCTTCAGCTGGGCAAGCAGGCACTTGCTAGTagcaaaagggggaaaaaaggcttatATCTAATTAAGGGTTCTGTGGGAGAATACAGATTTCAGGTCCAAATGCTTCGTATCCATCCTGACCTTCTTCCATGCTGACCTTCATCCTATCCCTTTTCTTTGTAAGTTGTATATTCTCTTTTATAAAAGTAATGGTATTTTTAATACAGGCAAACCCAATCTATATCCTCCAACCTTGTTCTGAGACatgaaaaaactttaaaagaaacctTGCTTCAAACACGTCAGTTTGACTGAGTTCAGTGTGACTAAACTTCAAAGTGCTGAACACCTGGGAATTGCATCTTAAGGCAATTTAAAATAAGTCCTATTCAATACACTCAGTGTAAGTGTTAAGCTGTTaatgcttgttttgttttgcctgtgaagaaTCCATCCAGAACCATCAATGGTATGGCACTAAGTAACTCGAAGGATCCACGAGCTCCTTGCAGGATAACAGGATCACAGCCTTGTAATGTATCTTAGAGATATCAgaagatacaaagaaaaatttaaagctCAGCACCAGCCTTTGCAGAGAGgtgttgggtttattttttactttctgaaataaCACCTGAAACCTTCAGCAGGGATCTGTCCTGCCTTGACACCCGCAGTGTTAAAGAAAGGCTCCTTTGATCTCTCTTAAGGTGTGGAAAATGGGAAACTCACCTTCCTTCAGGCAAATACTGTTTTGGCCCAGTTTGATGCCTTAACAAACACATCACTTGATTCTCAAATCTTCCATTGAGCAAGACTTCAAAAGTCTGATATGTTAATTGCACATGGGCGGACAACCCAAACCACCCACCCAGAGCAGGATTGAGGGAGCCCGCGAGCCGCGTCCCGAGTAAACACGCGCTGGAATCACCGACGCAGGTGACCACGGCAGGGTCTATCTTGGCTTGTACATTCTTCAAAGGTTTATGTGGTGTGCgtgagaatatttttattagctATTCCACGTGCCATTTTTTCACCACTGTTGGTGTCCTCAATGGGAGGCACTCCATCAGATGAATAGGAACAGGTTGCTGTTCTGGAATGCAGCCACAGAACACCCTCCCATGCAGAATAAAGCAGGCACTTAACTAATGACGTGCTGCAGCAGCATATTTGGCATCCCATTCGTGCTCCACTCAGCACTCCAAATCTAAAAGCAATATATGAATAATTGCGAAGAATTGTCCTACTCTCGGAAAAATACGCACTAATATTTTACCAGATGTAACACCatgtaattactttttcttcttctaaagaTCGACTTGAAGAGATAAAAAGACAAGATACGAagataaaggcagaaaaagataAAGGCAGAAAACTATGAGAGGCCCACAATTAACCTACACGTATTCATGAGTTTGCTGACTAGGTCAAAATTTCACTCACTATTCTTCGATACAGGGTGTTTCCTATAAATTTCTAAATTAGTTTTAGGTATGATGAAGAGGCCTTACTGACACAGCTTTGGGAAGTAGCTATTCCTAAACAGATCTGAACACTTGTTTTCCAACAAACAACGTTTTCCAAGTAGATAAAATCAATCCATCGTGCTAATCTACTGTCTGTGTCCGCTTTGTCAAACGTTAACTCATAAGGACAAATATGCCACAAAGTCCCTGAGCAGCTGCCTGTCAGCAACATTTGACATTCTCCTGTGGGAATCACAGCATCAGTTCCCAGGGAATGGGCCATTGGAGGTCACCTGATTCCCCATACCCACACCCATCACTAGATTATGGCCAGTTCACCACAGATCCATTTTTTAGTATCTCCAATGATTTCTGGATAACCTGTTCCTATTCTTGACTACTCTCATTGTGAAATTAGTTTTCCTCATATCTAATTAGAATTTCTCTTGCTGCAATTTGCActgttctctctcttcctttcactGTGCACCTCCAAGAAGACTCTGGCTCCTGTCTTCTCTGCACGTCctgaaagagcagctgaagACAACGAGACTTTGCTGTCTTTCTCCAACCTGGTCAAACCAATTCTCTCAAGCTTTTCTAGAATGACACATGTTTGATCCCTCTAAACACCTTGTTGGTCCTTCACTGGTTCTGATCCAGtatttcagtgcctttttttgTGCCAGGGAGCCAAAAACTGTACCCAGAATGCCAGATAcagcctcatcagtgctgaACTTGATAATTACACTCTTACTAATACAGCCCAGCATGCAGAGCTGGACTTGTTCAGTACAGGGGCAAACTGTTGACTCATGTCCAACTTGCACACCATGAAAACTGTTCTCTTCCCAGTATGCCACTGGAAGTTCTTGAGCACAGCACTCTGATATAAGTGAACCTTCAGTCTGCCTGAGGATGACAGGCCTCAGGTTGTCAGACCAGCTCCATGTAAAGAGCTACCAGGGCAAACAACAAGTTTGGACACGAAAGATGCCTCagataaagcattttttcagtCACATAGTGACTATTTTCTCTAGCTGGCTGATGTGAATTCTGCCCATTCTCAAAGCGAGGAATAGAGATCCAGAGACTTTGGTCTCCTTTTAAACTGGAGTTGCAGTAAGTGTTCTGTGCCATTACTTTTTACCAAGTCTCAGTTTGAGATTCTGCATGTGAGTAACACCTCACTGCAGAAAGTGAAACAGACTGTTGCTCTCTGAGTAGGGCGTTTTTCTTCTCAAAGCTCAAAGACAGCTTTGATattccaaaacacaaaaatctccAGAATTTCAGCTGAGCCCCTGCTgtgaaagagctgctgtttgcacaCCCTACAATATATCACAGCCTCTCATCACAACTATGTCCCTCCTATCTGAGTGGTCTAGGCAAGCCCTACAAGGTTAAGGTCCACTGTTCAGGAAATGAATCTTTATTTGATTCAAAAGCTCTAACAATACACCTAAacataaccagaaaaaaacattcacCCCATGGCTTTCCTGATATGGAGCACAGAATAAGCATTAGGAATCCTTCCAATAGAAAGGTAACTTTCAAATGCtaagaaaaatttcatttaaaatctgCCTCCCTTTTTGgtcccctcccacctccagaAGTCATCTCTTCCTGCACTAGCCTCAGAAAAGATTCCTACATCAACTTAGCAGACCTGAAGCAGATGTTTATACTCTTCTGCTGGCGGGATAGGATGGATATTGAGGTTGCATCAAACAGGACACTGTGGAGCACTGTATTAGAACAAGAGAGTATAACCAGAGTGGCAGATTTCCTCATTCCGGTGTCAAGGAACCGGTGTGTTCTGTCAAGCTGCAGTTTCACAGTTTCAAGATTTCCTCAAGAGTCTTGTTTGCTCAAAACTATTCAGATTAGGAGTAACTTCCGGCTTGCTTTGGGTTTTGCTCTTGTTGCCTAATGTTGGTAATTGTCCATCAACCAATGAACATGTCCTGAATACTCTCCACGAGTTCGTACATGCTCTTTGCCAGGCTCTTCAGAAAGGTTTTGGACTCTACAGTACAAAAACTTCACTGACATCCCAAAGCAGAAGAATCCAGACTGATCCCAGTCAGCCTGTCCCAGACAGCCTGTCTCTTGTGATCTCAACTTCAAAGGAACGTGCACAGGTGTCCAAgttaagaacaaaggaaaattaaatattaaatcaCTGAAGTAAAGGCACTGAATTACAGGGCTCCAGCTCAAACCAGATCTTTACCTATCCTGGAACTTGAATTTGAtggcatttatatttttcatccCATGAAGCGACGAGAAATTAGCCATTTAATAATTACCTATAATCCTTAAAGACAAGATGATATTTATCCTTCTTGGGATAAATTAGTGAGGTCCAAGGTCTACTTGACCTATTACAACCTTTTCTGTAAGAACTTTCAGTCCCCTCCATCTTCCTGGAATTAGCACATATGGCCCCAATTCCTTGCAGTGAGGGAAGGTGATCACTGAAATACTGTGAATTGTAGTAGTGTGCAGGGATCTTTCCTATCGAGACAATTCGCACAACTACACTAAGACAAGATGATTTTGGAGGAATGGGTTCAAACCAAACTATCAGCTCAAAACTCCACATTACTTTGAACTTTATGAAAATTAAGCCTCGGACCTGATTCTCCCCCTGACCTGAGCTGTATTATAGAAGACAGAAAATGGTGCCTATTGATTAAGTCACTAATACAATGGtatgttggatttttttaaagaatcccTCCTACTGTGCTGGAAATAGGAAAACAGgagaagaggggcaggcagaGTAATCTCCTCCATGACAGCAGACCAGGCAGTAAGTAACTCAGCAGGATGCCCAATGGCTCTGAACTCATCCCTGCTCTTTGCCAGGCAGTGCTATGTGGTATCTTTGCTCTGTCTCTCACAGCCCATTGGTTCTCATCTCTAAAGTGTCAGAATTTTAAAGGAAGGAGAACACTGGAACACTGAAGGATTCTCTGGGCTTTTTGTGAAGTTTAGGGTGTTCAAATGAAACATGCTTTTCCAGAGCAGCCTAGAGGGGCTCAGTGCACAGCCATAGTAATCAGCATTGCCCTTAAACAGAGGTTACAGGCAGCTCCAAAACATCAAGACCACAGGAATTAAGGACTTCAGCTCTACTGGGATAGAACAGCAAGAATTTAGAACACACCCagtaagaattatttttcccctggGAATTATGTTCATCTTTAAGAGTCAACAAGCAATAACAGACCAGCAACAAGTAACCACCTTACTGAGTCACTCATTGGACTTGCTGATAGAGATGGAACAGTTAATTAGGCAAGGGGCTTAGCCAAGGAACAATACATCTGCTCTATCAACACAATCCATGCTAGGACACTCATGACCTTCACCTTATACAGAAGACATTCTATTGACACTACACGGGCAACACCTTCTTCTAATTATGTTCTGTGTGAGAGGATTTCATCACCAGGGTTCCTGCTCCTTGTGCATGTGTATATAAATGTCTGCTCCCAcagacacatggacacacactGGAGCTAAACGTGCTGGAATACTTGAAGGACAGATCGGCTGTGGAACAGGTCAAGAACCCCTGTTTGCCATGAAGACAACAGGAGTCTTTGTGCTCCTCGCTCTGGCAGTTCTTTGCTTGGCAAGTGAGTAACCTCCTGTATTTCCTGATATATTATAGTTCTTATGTCTAAAGACTGCAAGTTTCTCAGTGTGTTGGGACAGCGAGCAATGGTTCCTGGAGCTGGGTGGGAGACAGAAAGTGAAATTTTAGGCTTGTGCTCTATTTAGCAAACACTATTGTGCCAGCTGTACAGTTGCCCACTTGAGTGGATGAAACCTATTCCTTGGTGGTGGCGTGAATCAGAGCTACATTCTGCACTGTGACTAAAAAGAACTGCAAAGCCTCAGAACTACAGCTGGTTTTATCTacttatttctaaattttatctGAGAAGGGAGGTTGGAGCTGATGAGGTCCTTCTCCTGCCAAACTGACCATGCAGGGGACAGTTGATTATGCACTGTACACATAACACAGCTGTAAACCACCTCTTTATACTGTTAGTTTGCCAGGCTGCAGAGAGCTTTGAGGGGCAAGTTGCTCTGTGATAAAATAGGGAGCcgggaggaatttcttcagcctttacttggtatttttatttttactaaaaaCTTGCAGTAAAATATATACTTATAAGTTAGAACATTTAAGATAACTGAGAGTCCACATTTCTGCTGGAGTATGGAAGTTCAAAAGCATTAAGAACattaaagaagcaaaataatgaaaatattaaacccAAAACTatgaaacaaattaatatttttctattttgaataGGTCTGAAAGGGTTGCTTTGAAAATTGTCTCAAATTCAAAATGCTTATGAACAACAATTTCAATGAAATTGCATGATTTGACAGAAACTattctttcagtgtttcatttactgcagaataataaataaatattacttcCATAAGAATTCCAGGAAATCTTTTCCTTGAACTTCTTGGTTTATCTTGTCTCGGTTAAAACTTTATGAATCAGTACTTTTTGAGCTACAACTTTTTGCATTCACTCCCATATGGAGAGAGGCTATTAAAAGGTTACTGGAGAAAAAATAACACCCTAATGTTTTGGGAGAAGTGGATTAAATCTAATCCAATTCTAGAATAATGAAAACTGTCAAACCTCTGGTGACGCAGATTGAAATTTGACATGGAGCACTATTTATGATAGTTTTCTTTATGTTGAGTAACTTTATTTGATGAGACGAGGTAAACAGCTCCATGAAAGGAACTTCCAGTGGAAAGTTTAATGGCTTTAAAGATCAGAAAAAGCCACGTTTAGTCCAAAAGACAAGTGCTAGAGCTGTATTGCCGTAACAaattttcctcctgctccttctgcacAGAAGTCTCTGCCTGGTAACTTTTACCCCTTGCAATCCCCAAGGATGATGATTACAGGACAGGAGAACAAACACATTCCTAAGGAAAGTAACAAATGTGTCACCATAATGGAGACATGCCAATGGCACTTGATTACTTTCTGGGAGGTGTAATTAGCATTGTTTGAAGCAGGTCCTTGAAGCCCCACCTCGTAACAGGGTTCCATTCTATCAGATGCCGTGTGTGTACAAAATAGGAGCCAATCAGTTTAGAATCTGTATTGACCAGCAAAGGAAATCACTTTTTAAAGTGGTATTATAATCCAAACTGGATTAtcattattatatatatttaatattatagTTTAATTAAGTTTTATCCTCATTATTGACAGAAAATCAAAGCATAAAAGGAACATCTGATTTTCTTACAACCACATGCAACTTTTTTTACAAACTTAGGAATTAAAACCCAGTCATGCTCAACAACCAGTTGATCCTGAACAGACTGGCCATTGAATATAATATTGACTTCTGGGGTTTCAATCTTTTTGTGGTGAAAGGGGGAACAATAGCTCCAGTTCCTTCTACAACAGAGGCTGTCCTAGCAGCTGACAGAGGTTTCTGAGGAAAATACTAGAATAATGTCCACTTGTTTAATAGGTTCTGACACCTGTGTCTTattaaacactgaaaagctCTGTCAGTATTTATTTCAAGGAGTTAAGAGATTTGGTGTTGCTGGAAGGGCTGAGACTAATGAAATCATCCTGATTTGAAACTGAGTGTTCATTAACTGTGGCTTTTAATTTATCCTTTGTGATTCTGTTTTATTGCAGATGCTGACAAAGAGAATGAAGTgagtaattttctttatttctggaTAAAACTATATAGTTTGTAACAACATgaggtcaggaaaaaaacaaacatgttaAACTTTAATTAATTGCTAGCCATGTATTGAGATTTCAGTGAGAAATCCCCAACTCTGAGATATGTGGTTTTCATACAGTTGCCCTGACAACTTCCAGATGTTTTTACCTGTTATGTATTCTGGGCAAGAAACTGGGCAAGGACAAATTTTAAGTCAGAGAAatctagatttttaaaaatatttatctgattATGACACTGTAAGTCTTTCTTAATGACTTTCAGGTCCTAAGTCCGGCACTTGGaggttttaatttctctctggTTATGCTGGAGTCATCCTGGGGTCAACCTCTGAAAGAAATGAGACaccaagaaaaaagaatccTTACTTGGATGAGCAGGGACAAGACCTTTCAGAGTTCAGTGATGAATAGTGGGGAATGAAAAATCACCCACACACAGCGCTGGGTCCATATTAGCACAACTCAGGAGgattttcttcatggaaagggatGTCAAACATTGGAAGGGGGTGCCCcgggaggtggtggagtcaccagcccaggaggtgttcaagaaacaactggacatTTGTAGTCCCATTTTCAAGGCTAAGTCTGTAATGAATACAGTCCCGCTATCAGATGAGGCCTCCAACAATTCCTTTTCATGCCAGTACTTAAATAGGACTGTAATTTCACCTGGGCAGAACCTTCCCCCAGTGTAAAAAGCATCAAGAGCTGATATTGTGcaataaagagagagaaagccTCAAGAAGTAATCTCACCTGAATTTACTGACCACTGCAATCAGCTATAAAAAAGTACTAATACTCAACTTTTCtgtaactgtattttttccagtgaatgTAATGCTATTCAGATGGAGAGCACAGTCCTTAAAGGTGTTCAGTGTGTGTCACAGGCATCATCACATACATCTCTGTGATAAGGAACATTTCTATTTTGAGGCTTAGGCTCAGCTAATACAAATGGCGAAGCCTCACTGACTGCGCTGCTCTAGAGCAGCTGACAGGCGCGTCCAAAAATGTCAtatattcattatttctgtAGGTAAATGGAAAATGTGAGAAAGATGgattcaaagaaaaatgacacTCTATTTGCAGGTGGACTGCAGTGAATACAGAAGGTTAGAGAGAGGAAAACCCATTTACTGCGAAAGACTCTATCAACCCTTCTGCGGCTCTGATGGAAAAACATATAACAACAAATGTTCTTTCTGCAAAGCAGTCCTGTAAGTACAGCTCTACCTAATTACTCCTGAATTAGCCAAAACCTGAGGTTAGCTGAATTATCTGGGATTTCCATTCCACCTAAGTgctatcatttttttttcagggtcgctagttttctgttcctttgcttAATCTTTACAGATTAATTGCCTCTCCTGCCTATAAGGTCCAACTGGTCTAAACAAATGACTTTGATATTTGTGTGAGCAACTTCCTATTGTAGCAGAAACTGTAGAATTTGGACAGTAAGGAGAAGACTCCAATGAGCAACACAGGCCGAACATGGTACCTGGACCTAGCTTGGGTCATACAATTCACAAGTGGTACTGGAAATACCTTGCTTTTTAtggataaaatatataattttcaaaggaaagctgTTTACAGATCAATGCCCTCACATCTGCTACAAATGTTTATGGTGTCTTCTCTGTTAGCAAGTTGTTAGCAAAGGGCTTTGGAGAGATTTCAGTGCATGACGTTGAGCTTTCTATCTGCAATACTGATGTTCTTCCCTTCCTTTACAGGAGAAGTAGAGGTGCCTTACGTGTGAAGCAAGTAGGGGTCTGCTGAAGGAGCTCTGCGTGACAGAAGAGTGCTGAGAACAGCTTCACACTGCCCTACCACAGTCTCTTAATTGGATTTCATTTATCCTGCCTGTGCTGACGGTGGCAAACAAAGCATAAAGTCTGTTTTTCACCTGTGTTCTCTCATTTGCTGCTTTACTCCACTCCAAAGTGTTGGGATTGACACTTCTGTCCTCCCTGAAAAGCACTTCCTTGGGATTCTCAGGAGCATTCCTGTTCCTGTAGGAGGAAAGCTGGTTTTACATGAGCCCTTCATTATACATTGGTCTACAAAGTTAAAGTTCAAATCTTCTGACAATGCCACCTGATCTGAGTGGACACAAGTCAGTGCAGGCATGGCTTCTCTTGCCCTTGTTGATAAAGTGTTTTCTTCCACTTATCCAGAAAATTTAGCAGATACCTTTTTCCAAAGGTTTCAGCTTTCTTAGGTAGTGCTTTGACTCTTCCAGTTTTGTAGctaaattttaaatgcttatttttcctttatctttgtGCGATTCTGATTCATTTATGTTGTTTAGCgtgtttattaaaataaacattaactCTTTTGCTTTTGTCCATGGTGAACTTCCTAGAGAATAAGTTTATTGCATCCATTAGTAACAAGTATTTCCCAAGTTACAGAAAACTATTGTGGAGCAGGGACTAAGTCCAGAGGTAAAAAAATCTAAGTCTGGAAGACAAAAGTTGTATTCCACTAGATGGCCTCATGTCACTGAAATTTACCCTTCaatctgcctcttttttttcctttaaatgaatCAAATCTGGTACATTGTAAGATTGTATAAGCTTCAGAGCAGTATCTCTGTTAAATCCTGTCATTTAAATGTGATCATTAATGATTCCTTTCACTTCTGATAAGTTGGTGGCTTTTAGACCTAAAGAAATTTCTGTTCTGCCTTACAtccttattttcttcattattaaGCCAGTTCGTGTCTTTTACAGTTGAATAGTTGGTCATGGGAATCCATTTTCCCAGAATTAAAACTGATGAATGACTAACTTCACCGGGCTTACACAGGAGGAAAATTTTGGAACTGCTGGACACAGAATAAAGCCATCCCTGTCGTGAATTCTGTTTATATGGAAACCAGGTCCCAGCAATTAGGCAGTAGGAATGCAATGAGAAAGGTAAAAGTTTCTCATAGCTCAGAGGCTTGTGGCTCTGGACAGTCTACCTAAAGAGGTTCTCACGACAGGTCAtcttgactgaaaaaaagataaaaataagaaaagaaagttcaaattgagaaaacaaaggcaaactCTGGGCTTTCCTCATGATGTCAGAAAATCCAGTAGACAATTTGTGAATACTTTCTGCCCTCTAGCTCAGCTAGTTACAGCCTAAGTGGATATTCACACCCTCTGCTTTAGTATGTTGAGATATTTAACTGATTGTGTTTCTGGGCCAAACCTAAGACTCAAAATTTCCTATGCACATCCTCCAGAATGATTCAAGAAGCTGTAAGTCAGAGGTCTAAACCACACTTCTGGGACTCTAATTTGTTTCTGATGATTTCTGACGTGATTTATCTGAGACAAGGGCAGTTGGAGATCAAGACTTTCCCACACTGAGTGTTTTTTATGAGCTCCTGCTGGCCCATAGCTGCAGATAATGAAAAGCAGCTTCTGCCGCATACCAGCACAAAGAACACCATTTGCAAATTGCTGCAAATGACAGCTGAAGTAAATGCTG from Chiroxiphia lanceolata isolate bChiLan1 chromosome 15, bChiLan1.pri, whole genome shotgun sequence encodes the following:
- the SPINK9 gene encoding serine protease inhibitor Kazal-type 9, with the translated sequence MSAPTDTWTHTGAKRAGILEGQIGCGTGQEPLFAMKTTGVFVLLALAVLCLANADKENEVDCSEYRRLERGKPIYCERLYQPFCGSDGKTYNNKCSFCKAVLRSRGALRVKQVGVC